A single window of Vanessa atalanta chromosome 27, ilVanAtal1.2, whole genome shotgun sequence DNA harbors:
- the LOC125074240 gene encoding gastrula zinc finger protein XlCGF57.1-like: MSGVENAYCRLCATLKSSTKLVDLAMEEETRESVINKLNRFNINMNFNTLEDRLPCTVCLTCINSLDKSFDFIWEVEKAQKVLEDLTEIKNIKKENRVSDDDIYESSSPVLDVNIKIKSESDGQIPQTDLKSEKPVKKKRNKIEVIHDLDGLPLAQLKMSWKDYSWQCAYCETLFPSIDELKIHSLQFHECCNPYRCTDCNIRKLKLDSFIAHVKRHRKYLKLSCFKCHKKFSKTSHVRIHYNTHIKTKHICTGCNETFKSSEELNQHSNTFNRDLRIRQLPPMALQNLNDGLTCMICQKTFKYKGTLTNHLLIHTERKRDHTCEKCGKRFLSKQNLAGHMMLHDDIRPFPCEICKFRFRTPGQLRMHVGIHDGVKPFECDQCGRCFRLRKQLMNHSIIHTDTMPYVCSYCNKGFRFKSILDQHIRQHTGVKPYSCQLCERQFTNWPNYNKHMKRRHGTNMAKKKRTPKGVYPIDPVTGEMIMYEETNKTNEWKKELLEGSRKPGRPKLNHNDININTTSEDIELLNN, from the coding sequence atgagTGGCGTGGAAAATGCGTACTGTCGTCTTTGTGCCACATTAAAATCTAGCACGAAACTCGTAGACCTTGCAATGGAGGAAGAAACTCGTGAATcagtaataaacaaattaaacagattTAACATAAACATGAATTTCAATACGTTAGAGGATAGATTACCTTGTACCGTATGTTTAACGTGTATTAACTCTCTTGATAAATCGTTTGATTTCATTTGGGAGGTCGAAAAAGCACAAAAAGTTTTAGAAGATTTAactgaaatcaaaaatataaaaaaagaaaatcgtgTGTCTGATGATGACATTTACGAATCATCTTCACCGGTATTGGatgttaacataaaaattaaatcggaAAGTGACGGTCAAATTCCCCAAACGGACCTCAAATCAGAGAAACCCGTTAAAAAGAAGCGAAACAAAATTGAAGTAATCCATGATCTGGACGGTTTACCTTTAGCTCAGTTAAAAATGTCCTGGAAGGATTATTCATGGCAATGTGCTTATTGCGAAACACTATTCCCCTCTATAGATGAACTTAAAATCCACTCATTGCAGTTCCACGAGTGCTGCAACCCATACAGATGCACAGATTGTAATATACGTAAATTAAAACTAGATAGCTTCATTGCACATGTAAAACGTCACCGAAAGTACTTAAAACTGTCTTGTTTCAAATGTCACAAGAAATTTTCTAAAACGTCACATGTACGAATACACTATAACAcacatattaaaacaaaacatatttgcaCTGGCTgtaatgaaacatttaaatctTCTGAGGAACTTAATCAGCACAGCAACACATTCAACAGAGATTTACGAATAAGGCAGCTACCCCCCATGGCATTACAAAACTTAAACGACGGTCTTACTTGCATGATCtgtcaaaaaacatttaaatacaaaggAACTCTTACAAATCATCTATTGATTCATACTGAACGTAAACGGGATCACACTTGTGAGAAATGTGGCAAAAGATTTCTGAGTAAGCAGAATTTAGCTGGACATATGATGCTTCATGATGATATTCGACCTTTTCCTTGTGAAATTTGTAAGTTTAGATTCAGAACACCGGGACAACTAAGAATGCATGTAGGCATTCATGACGGGGTCAAACCATTTGAATGTGATCAGTGTGGTCGATGTTTTCGTTTGCGGAAACAACTAATGAATCATAGTATTATACACACTGACACCATGCCCTATGTCTGCTCATATTGCAACAAAGGTTTTCGTTTCAAGAGTATACTAGATCAACATATACGTCAGCACACTGGAGTCAAACCATATTCCTGCCAACTTTGTGAAAGACAATTCACTAATTGGCCaaattataacaaacatatGAAAAGAAGACATGGTACGAACATGGCAAAGAAGAAACGCACACCAAAGGGAGTTTATCCGATTGATCCAGTTACTGGAGAAATGATTATGTAcgaagaaacaaataaaacgaatgAATGGAAAAAGGAACTTTTAGAAGGATCAAGGAAACCAGGTCGGCCAAAACTTAACCATAACGACATTAACATAAATACAACATCTGAGGATAtagaacttttaaataattaa
- the LOC125074219 gene encoding gastrula zinc finger protein XlCGF26.1-like, which produces MENPKNVYCRFCAEQKSAEKMLNLLKDTEKFDEILSKLNFLNALYVEVSNRDSLPKTMCFVCYDSLNMAYDFLDRVKKSQQVLLHMFPEDTEKCDLSDDERMIGFDEMLNTEASNDKNIIKQENLDEKTDLDKNSCIEVKKEPKDEMDGVLDTSQESEIYDQTVNVQYILDAAMCNVPYPEETLYAKEVKDGSKRSVSNWKEYPWLCAHCNLEFLDIVTLRLHSKMTHSKCSAFVCIDCDNFGNGDFDYFIKHVKLHRKRLRKRCHYCDESVNEDLLPSHIQDHFQKNQVSCNMCGEILKNNESLQKHLGEYNSTKVKRKPRRKRGTPLTIEDLTCKLCKKVYKNPNSLRDHMKIHTNDRKRNYTCDRCGKMFYNKGTLTSHIMAHDQVRPHICRICNKSFLFPNMLRRHVEMHSGIKPFSCEQCGRCFRLQYQLNAHKIIHTDSMPHVCQYCNKAFRFKQILKNHERQHTGAKPYSCKSCSMEFTNWSNYNKHMKRRHGLDTSKKKITPEGVFPINPQTGELVQFNDAGTEEWKTKIMIPGKRGKKKIIKKEEII; this is translated from the exons atggaaaacCCGAAAAATGTCTATTGTAGGTTTTGTGCCGAACAAAAAAGTGCGGAAAAAATGTTGAATCTGTTAAAAGACACCGAGAAATTCGACGAAATCTTATCCAAGTTGAACTTTTTAAACGCTCTATATGTTGAAGTTTCAAATAGAGATTCTTTGCCGAAAACGATGTGTTTCGTTTGTTACGATTCATTAAACATGGCATACGACTTCCTGGACAGAGTAAAGAAATCACAACaagttttattacatatgtTTCCTGAAGACACCGAGAAATGCGACTTATCAGACGACGAAAGAATGATAGGATTCGACGAAATGCTAAACACCGAAGCATCAAACGATAAAAACATCATCAAACAGGAAAACCTAGATGAAAAAACAGATTTAGATAAAAACTCATGTATAGAAGTTAAAAAAGAGCCAAAGGATGAAATGGATGGAGTTTTAGATACAAGTCAAGAAAGTGAAATTTACGATCAAACAGTAAACGTACAATATATATTAGACGCTGCTATGTGTAATGTTCCTTATCCCGAAGAGACATTATATGCGAAAGAGGTCAAAGATGGAAGCAAGAGATCCGTGTCCAATTGGAAAGAATATCCGTGGCTGTGCGCACATTGCAATTTAGAATTTCTCGATATAGTAACATTACGCTTGCACTCAAAAATGACCCACAGCAAGTGCAGTGCCTTTGTTTGTATAGATTGTGATAATTTTGGCAATGGTGAtttcgattattttataaaacatgttaAATTACATAGAAAGCGATTGAG AAAGAGATGTCACTACTGCGATGAATCAGTGAACGAGGATCTACTCCCATCACATATACAGGATCACTTTCAAAAGAATCAAGTGTCGTGCAATATGTgcggtgaaatattaaaaaacaatgaatcATTACAAAAACATCTCGGTGAGTATAATTCAACGAAAGTCAAAAGAAAACCACGTAGAAAGCGTGGAACACCGTTAACCATTGAGGATTTAACTTGCAAATTGTGTAAAAAAGTATACAAGAATCCCAACAGCTTACGTGACCATATGAAGATACATACAAATGACAGAAAAAGGAACTATACTTGTGATAGATGcggtaaaatgttttataataaaggtaCTCTCACATCACACATAATGGCTCATGATCAAGTCCGTCCACACATATGCAGGATAtgcaataaatcatttttattcccAAATATGCTACGGCGGCATGTCGAAATGCATTCAGGTATAAAACCGTTCTCATGTGAACAGTGTGGCAGGTGTTTTAGGTTACAATATCAATTGAATGCACACAAAATAATACACACAGATTCAATGCCTCATGTCTGTCAATATTGTAATAAGGCATTccgttttaaacaaatattaaagaacCATGAACGACAGCACACTGGTGCTAAACCATACTCATGTAAAAGCTGCAGTATGGAATTTACGAATTGGTCGAATTATAACAAACACATGAAAAGAAGGCATGGTTTAGATACATCAAAGAAGAAAATAACCCCAGAAGGAGTGTTTCCAATCAACCCCCAAACTGGTGAACTTGTTCAGTTTAATGATGCTGGCACTGAAGAATGGAAGACTAAAATAATGATACCTGGTAAACGaggaaagaaaaaaatcataaaaaaagaagaaatcatTTAG